TCTGCTCGTAGCTTATATTTTCATTTCCTCCCTGATGGATGACATGGAAGACCGTGGGGATGATGCGCGGGCCGCCCCCGCGTTCATTGTCCGAACCATTACGTCCAATGTCCTGGGCCTGCGCCTTCAGGTCTTCTATCACCTGCCAACGGGAAGGGTCTTCGGCAAGCATTCTCTCAAGGTTCCGGTCGAAACCACATTTGGCATTCTGAGCAATTGTGCTTGAGACTGCGAACAGCGCCAGCACGGCAAGTACTATTGTATTTTTCATTTTTGGTTTGTGAAGCCTGTAAATATAGCGGCTGAACGAGCGGACAAGTGTAATGAGAATTACCCAAGTGCGACTTTGAGGTCAGCGATAAGGTCGTCCGCATCTTCAATTCCAATGCTCAAACGGATGAGCGAATCCACCACTCCGGTCTTTTCCCTTTCTTCTTTCGGAATGGCCGCGTGTGTCATGGTTGCCGGATGTCCGATCAGCGATTCTACACCGCCCAAACTTTCGGCCAATGAGAACAAGTGAGTTGCAGAAAGCACTTTCGTAGCTGCCTCCACGGTATTTTCTTTTAATGTGAATGAGACCATTCCTCCGAATCCGCTCATTTGGCTTTTTGCCACTTCGTGATTCGGGTGCGAATCAAACCCTGGCCAATAGACCTTATCCACTTTCGGTTGATCTTTCAACCAGTTTGCCACGGCTTTCCCGTTCTCGCAATGCTGCTTCATCCGGATGGAAAGCGTCTTCAATCCGCGTAGCACCAAAAAGCTGTCCATCGGGCCGCAAACGGCACCACTACTGTTCTGAATGAAGTACATCTTCTCAGCTATTTTCTCATCCCGGACCACCAACGCGCCCATCACCACATCCGAATGTCCACCCAGATATTTGGTCACCGAATGCATCACGATGTCGGCTCCAAGATCGAGCGGTTGCTGCAATGCAGGCGTGGCAAATGTGTTGTCCACGCAAAGCAGCGCTCCGGTAGATCTTGCCACCGCGGCCATGGCCTTGATGTCGATGATGTTCATCATCGGATTGGTCGGTGTTTCCACCCAAATGAGCTTGGTATTGCTGTTCACCTTTGCCTTCACAGCCGCGTCATCGCCCATCGGCACAAAGTGGAATTTGATACCGAAATCCTCATATATCTTGGTGAAAAGACGGTACGTTCCTCCATAAAGATCGTTGGTGCTGATGACCTCATCTCCCGGTTTCAGCATCTTGATAACGCAGTCGATGGCCGCCAGTCCGCTACCGAAACAAGCACCATATGTTCCGTTCTCCAACTCAGCAATTGCTTTCTCCAACGCGTTTCTGGTCGGGTTTCCCGTACGGGAATATTCGTAGCCTTTATGATCGCCTGGCGCAGCCTGCACATAGGTTGATGTCTGATAAATTGGTGTCATGATGGCACCTGTGGTCGGGTCTGGTTCAACCCCTGCGTGAACTGCTTTCGTTCCGAATTTCATGTGTTTTGGTTTTGCCCCGTTCATATTTCCTAACATGGAAATTCCCCCTTTTGGGGATGGAGGGGCTGGCAAATGTATAGGAATCTTTATAGTAGTTTCATGACCCAAAGCATTGAGCATGGCAGATTTGAAAGACGGTTTCATCCGTTACGAACCACAGCAGTTTTCTGAACAGGAGATGCGCCAACGGGCGGAAGAGTTTTACCAGTTCATGGATAAACGCAGGTCGTTGCGCGCGTTCTCAAACAAACCTGTTCCGAGAGATGTGATAGAGAATCTGATCCGAACCGCATCAACTGCACCGAGTGGCGCGCACATGCAACCGTGGACGTTCTGCGCGGTGAGTTCTGCGGAGATCAAAACAAAGATCCGCGAAGCTGCCGAGAAAGAGGAATATGAGAACTACCATGGCCGCATGAGCGACCGTTGGCTGAAAGACCTTGAACCGTTCGGTACCGACCACATCAAACCGTTTCTGGGAATTGCCCCATGGCTCATCATCGTCATGAAGCGTTCTTACGAGTTCATAGATGGAGAAAAGAAGAACAACTACTACGCAACGGAAAGTGTCGGTCTGGCCACAGGTTTTCTGTTGGCTGCCATCCACAATGCAGGTTTGGTGGCCTTGACGCACACGCCAAGCCCTATGAATTTCCTTTCGAAAGTGCTGGGCAGGCCAGAGAACGAAAAACCGTTTCTTCTGATTCCAATAGGCTATCCTGCCAAGGATGCAGTCGTTCCCAACCTGAAGCGGAAACCGTTGGAGGAAGTGGCTGTTTTCTATTGAACCATTTTGCGCCTACGACCGGAGTTGGCATTCTTCTCCTCAATCCATCGCCCCATGTACTCTGTACTGCGTTGGTTGTGGAACATCAGCATGGAACCGATGAAATTGCGCTGGCGGTGCGCCTTCAGATCATCATGCACTTTTTCGATACGCGTAATGAGCTCTTGGCCGAGTTTGGCTTTTGGAAAGACCTTATCGATGATCTCCACACCATTATTCTGCGCCTCCACCCATAGTTCTCGATTCTTGTAAAGTTCTACGGCCGCCTTGGCAAATTTGATGGGCGTGTTGGCAATTGTTCCACTCCAAGGAAGTCCTTCCTGTATTCCTTCCGCCCCGATATCAGTCGTAACACTTGGCGTCCCGCATTGCATGGCTTCCACCAGTTTACCTTTTAGCCCGGCACCGAAACGCAATGGGGCCAACATGACCCGTGCACTCCCGATCACCTCTTTGGAATCTTCTGTGCGACCCATGATCTTAAAACCCATTTTCGGATCTTTCAAGGCGCGCACCTGCTCTGTTGGGTATGCTCCATAAACATGCATTTCTACGGTTGGCAATGCCTTACGGATGGCCGGCCAGATCTTCGCTTTCAGATAACGCATGGCGTCCCAGTTCGGTGGATGCAAGGCATTGCCGATGCTAACGAAATGAAGCCGTTCGCCCCAGCGCGCCCAATTATCCTGTTGTTCTCCACTTATCGGTTCGAGCATGAACGGCAGATGATGCAACAGCGAATCATCCACATTGAAAATGGTTTCCAGCAGCCCCATCTCGTATGATGAGATGATGAGTGAAAGGTCGCAACGGTAAATGCTGGCTACCTCGCGTTTGGCCATGTCGTTGAAAAGTTCCTTCGGTTGAAACTCGCGGCCTTCTTTCAAAACTTCATGGCGCGCATGCCGCAAAAAATGCAGATCCTCTGTGTCCAACACCCGCATGGCGTTCGGACATTTCAGTGCCACGCGCCAGCCGTACTGCTCTTCGGTCATAAACCGATCGAAAAGCACCATTTGTGGGTTCAGTTTCTTCACAAAAGAATCGAACGAGGAATCGTTCAGCTCAATGGCGACTTTTTTAATTCCCAGAGCTGCAAGATCGGCCGAATGCTCCGTTTCGCTTGCGGCACTTGCAAAGGTGATCCTCCAACCTTGCTCTGCAAACAGTTCTACCAGCTGCATCATGCG
This region of Flavobacteriales bacterium genomic DNA includes:
- a CDS encoding nitroreductase family protein → MADLKDGFIRYEPQQFSEQEMRQRAEEFYQFMDKRRSLRAFSNKPVPRDVIENLIRTASTAPSGAHMQPWTFCAVSSAEIKTKIREAAEKEEYENYHGRMSDRWLKDLEPFGTDHIKPFLGIAPWLIIVMKRSYEFIDGEKKNNYYATESVGLATGFLLAAIHNAGLVALTHTPSPMNFLSKVLGRPENEKPFLLIPIGYPAKDAVVPNLKRKPLEEVAVFY
- a CDS encoding cystathionine gamma-synthase, yielding MKFGTKAVHAGVEPDPTTGAIMTPIYQTSTYVQAAPGDHKGYEYSRTGNPTRNALEKAIAELENGTYGACFGSGLAAIDCVIKMLKPGDEVISTNDLYGGTYRLFTKIYEDFGIKFHFVPMGDDAAVKAKVNSNTKLIWVETPTNPMMNIIDIKAMAAVARSTGALLCVDNTFATPALQQPLDLGADIVMHSVTKYLGGHSDVVMGALVVRDEKIAEKMYFIQNSSGAVCGPMDSFLVLRGLKTLSIRMKQHCENGKAVANWLKDQPKVDKVYWPGFDSHPNHEVAKSQMSGFGGMVSFTLKENTVEAATKVLSATHLFSLAESLGGVESLIGHPATMTHAAIPKEEREKTGVVDSLIRLSIGIEDADDLIADLKVALG
- a CDS encoding glycosyltransferase, producing the protein MDVLIIGAVWPEPTSSAAGVRMMQLVELFAEQGWRITFASAASETEHSADLAALGIKKVAIELNDSSFDSFVKKLNPQMVLFDRFMTEEQYGWRVALKCPNAMRVLDTEDLHFLRHARHEVLKEGREFQPKELFNDMAKREVASIYRCDLSLIISSYEMGLLETIFNVDDSLLHHLPFMLEPISGEQQDNWARWGERLHFVSIGNALHPPNWDAMRYLKAKIWPAIRKALPTVEMHVYGAYPTEQVRALKDPKMGFKIMGRTEDSKEVIGSARVMLAPLRFGAGLKGKLVEAMQCGTPSVTTDIGAEGIQEGLPWSGTIANTPIKFAKAAVELYKNRELWVEAQNNGVEIIDKVFPKAKLGQELITRIEKVHDDLKAHRQRNFIGSMLMFHNQRSTEYMGRWIEEKNANSGRRRKMVQ